The following nucleotide sequence is from Gasterosteus aculeatus chromosome 5, fGasAcu3.hap1.1, whole genome shotgun sequence.
GTGCTGACTTAATAAGAACTGTACTCAAGTAAAAGCCAGTGGTTTTTGGTTCTTCAATCCTTTGCATGTCCAGAAAAATTGCAGCCTGCCCCTGACTAAATGACAGGGTATTTAGTTGAATTCAATGGggcgttttctttcttttactgtCTCTCGGAGTTTCCATTGAGGTTTGGAACAACCAGCAGAAGCTGTTTGAGTCAATCTCCTCTGCACAGTTACAGATCTGTGGATGCTTCATTTAGGGGGATTTAAATGTGCGGAGTGAGACAAAGAGCATTCGCACAATGGCTTCCCATTTActttcccccttctcctctcctatTATAGTGATGGGAGTGTCTCGGGCTATTGACAAGAGAGCCCAATGTCACCTCGGTGTCattgtgatataaatatatgaagCTGCACACTCAATTGAGTTtgaccaaaaataacaatactGCTGCATTTCACCGTGTTGCACCATGTGGAAAAAATAATGAGGGAACGGCCGCATGTTTGGTTTTATCAGCGGCGTCGCATAAGGAAAGGTGGAAACGTAGAAGATGTTTGATGAGTTCTCAGGATCTACAGGACAATATATTCTGTCCTTACAGGAGTAGGTATAGTGTATATATCCCACAGGTAAAATATTTCCACTGCTAAACTTAACTCCCCTTTGGTAATTcatacttttctcttttttggacAGTACCCCCTCGGTGCAGAAGGAATCCAACAGAGGAACATCTGCACCTTTGTTAATTTGTGCGACATAGTTTCGGGGGTGTCAAAGCTTTCAAAAATGTCCCTTTCATTCGTTAGTTGGCGATTTGCAGTTATTACCTAAACTCTCAGCTTCATCGACAGAACAGATTCCACTGCTCAAATGTTCGCTTTGACATTCGAGAGAAAGACGTCAGTCCATGAACTCTGTATTAAAAATGAGAGCCAGCCCTTGGAAATGGTTACTGACAAGAAGAGCGTGACATGTTCCTTTTCTCCCGCAGtttcattcatcatttcttAATCATTTTGCACACCGTTAAAGCAACGCTGGAAGGACCTACACCAGCTCACAGGCGGTCAGGATTCATGCAATTAGACAAAAGCTTGATGTGCAGCAAAGTCATGAAAAAATTTCAGTGAAAAACACAAgcttacaacaacaacaacgctcaCTTACATGTTGGTAATGTTAATGTCGAGGGACAGAAGAAACGCAACAAACTGTTGTCACATGTTGTCACACGTGGAGTCAAACTGAGGTCTTTTAGTTGaaagtcgtgtgtgtgtgtgtgtctgttggccCCATGGCGTCCTTTGTTAATAACCAACTACTTTGAAGCACAAACTGGGGCACCGACCTCTCAAAAGAGCTGGCAGAGTGCAGTTGGAGCCAAAACATGAGCGAATGGCGGCCGTGCCTAATCATTTTACGGCCAGCAAACTTGAATCAAGGTTGATGTAATATTCCAGTGAATGACCACATCGCCTAGAGGGAACGAACTCGCTGTCAAATCAGCTGTGAAGGTTCTTGGAGGACTCGGATTTTACTGCCGAGACGCCTCGTTTGGAAGATCAAGCCCCAAATACCAGATCTGATCCGCATGGGTTCCCCTTCACAACCGCGATTCCCGGCCCAACGGTAATGAGCATTCATTGTACCGAGTACACTTCAGGTCATTCAGTTTGACCATTTTGACCCGAAAGAACATTTCAGTTCAAACTTAAACGATGCCTATAGGTTAACTGCGCATTAGATACTAAAATGTGGATAGGAAGTAGAAGAAGTGCTCGTATCTATTTTTACAGGAGTGAAACCAATCTGTGAGTAATGTGTGAATGAGTCAAAAGCAGTGGAAAAAGTGAGTGGACCGTAATCCAGAGTGAGCTGTATCCCCGATACAAAAgtcaacctgatcatcaaagcGTCAGTAAAAACGTCCTCACACGTTTTCACTTTAGAAGAAAACCCGAAGGAACAATTTTGAAGGAagcaagagagaaggaggaaacagACACGCATGAAAGCACGACAGCACAAGCGGAGTGAGGAGAAAACGTCCCGGCACGACCGGTCCACGATGATTATTTCTGTGCAACGAGCTCCCCAGCTCACGTGCAGCTTCCCTCCCACGTGTCCTCGCTGACCGCGCACAGCGCTGAACTAGAAAAAGAGTTAAAAGGACGCCAGCCAATCAGCAGCTCCCGCATCCAGGGGAGAACCCCGGCTCAGCGTGATGGAGCTCTGATCCCTGATCTGCCAGGCGGGACGCGGCGACAACAAAAAGCCACGTGGGGAGAGCGAGAATGACCTTAAAGGTTTTGCGGGCGGATGGAGTCAGCTTTTCTTTCTGATGCCGCTGTGGTTCAATGCCTCCACCAGGTTCAAAggctccttttttaaaatgcgGTTGCGTGAGGGAGCTTTTCCATAGTGTAGGCGGTCGACACAACTCCTGCTTGGAGAAACTACCAAAGTAGTGCCGTGGATAGCTAAAGAAATCCGTACAAATGTAAGCGTACattatatttagaatatttccACTTTAATATTGCCGTCAGACAATCTGCGCTCACTTCAAAGCCACGGGACTCCAAAGCAGTCATTGTACTGATGCTGCCTTCGTTTAGACACTGGAATACACGAGTTAGCACTAAACACACCGCAGTGCACTAAGGAGGGATGTTTTTCTCACTCCATCACATTAGATCATTCCATTCCATTAATTCACGCAAGGTATTTCCCCAACCGGCACATTTCGAGTCGCCCACTGGCCCGTGGGACACAAATAAACAGCCCCGATCTGTGCGCAGCCCTCACAGCATGTCTGAGCCAAAGCTATCTGGGTTGCAGCTCAGAGGCCCGTCTGGGTTTAAACGCGGTAATACTCGGGATTAACCGgagctggtgtttttttttttactgggcTCCGATCGTGTGTCCCCCCGCTAGCTGGCGAGAGCCAGATGGGTTTTCTGGGTAATCCTTGCGTGGGACGAGGACTTAGATCGCGGGTGGCGGTGTGGGAGGACACAAGGCTATTTACTGCCAGAGTAAGAGAGAAGACAATGTGGTAGAACCGTggatggaaagaaaaataaaagttacgAAATGACACAGCAAATCTTTTTTCAGCCAGGGGCCACTTTTTGTAATTGCTCTCAATGTTCCGCATCCTTCTTTTGTGTTGCCgacatccttttcttttttgtcattgtgGTGAAGATTGTGGTGCGCCTCACGTCATGCGTCACCTCATGAGAACCGTGGATTGACGGAAGGCCTGAAATGAGAGAAATCCAAAGGGATTTCATCTCGACCCTTTGAGAGTCCATGTTGCAATCGTCCATGAAGTCATGTTGTCATCCCCTCCCTGCAACGGTGCAGGTTTAGCCATTGAAATTAGATCAGGGATGAATATGAGCCCCATCATTTCCTCATGGCTCCCAAGAGCTATGAATCATCCCGTGTGTTAAATATAGTAATACAACCTGTGTTTTCGTGCAGCCCGAAGGCGATTCCATACAACCGCTGTGATATCGTCTTTTTCACAACTAAGAATTACAGCTTTGGTGTTTCTTCGCTTGCACCCTCCAATAGGGTGAAAGACTTCACTCTGTGTGGTGAAAGTCCAGCTTCAGTTTCCCACTCAGTGCCTCGCCATCCTTTCAATAAAACACGCTGGGCTCTAAACGAAGGCCAAGTGGCAGCTTTACGACCCTTCAGGAATAAAAGCTAATGCAGCCGCCCACAAACATTGTCGCTCTTGAAACCACAAAGGACCTTCACTTCACACCGGTactaacagccccccccccccaacaaggTTTCCTAGAAGGatacagagggagggagatttgAGACATTTTTCCCTTCGGTGCAAAAGATAGGATGTCAAAAACAGCAAGGAAAATGAATTATTgtcagagggatggagggagataaagaaaaacagataTCAGGATTCTCGTATTGATCCGAGCTTCTTCATGTAATCTCTCTGCCCGCGGAGTAACGTCACGTCGATGGGACATTCAGCCACGGAAAAGCAATTTGACCCCCGGTGCTGCCTCCTCGGGTCACCCTTAAGTGACTGCTGACACCAGGTTGCCACGGCGACGGAGAAATTATAGCTAGGCCTCGTTTGGACGTGTTTGAAAGGGATTTGTGCCCAGGGTGCTAATGTTTTTCATCACGAGGGCATGAAGCCATAaagaggctgcaggagagagttaatgctcttttgttgtttatccggacgtttttttttttttctttcttctttttgtttttgagatgAGGAAGAAACTCTACACCCCTCAGTTGAtctttgaaatgtgtgtttttgcgtaACGGGACTCTGTGAGTCCAGTGACCACTGGATGTAATGACAAGACGTTTTGCACACACATTCatggttcccagaggatgaatccaaaTGACTTTGCCACCACGAGGAACGCATCGGGGGTTTTGAGTGAAATGTCTTGAGGCTTGTTGACGTCCGGTACATTTTAGTACACACACTCATGATcatttcagcaggaaatgcaaacAACGGGTGAGCATTTCTTTGTTTATGATTAAATATAGAGCGGCCGGGACGACGCCAATGTTTGTAGGTCAACCCGGAAGTTAACATCACACAGCGAAAAGacattacaattattattttggaTTTTTAATTAGCATGTTTTGCAATTCTGCATGTATAAAGCAACTCCAAGGTCACGTAACCCCCCCGTCTCCGCCCTTTAGCTGAAGGAGGACAAGTGATTTTTAGGTAAAAGCTTCTAGATTTTGCCGCCTATGTTAGCATCGTCATAGTGagcgtgttagcatgctgacatgctagcattagctcaAAGCAAAGCTGTGCCTCGTGTAGAAATCCATCAGAAGTGGGAGTGAATTGGATTGCAGCATCGGTACCCTGTGAGGTTTAACCCTCATCGTCATGTCTGTAACCTTTTCCTGCTGCTTCCCCCTTGCGGCCGCTCCGCCGGCCTCCTGAGGGGAAACGGGAAGAAGCCTCTGGATTGTTCCGTGTCCTTGGGTTAATTGGCTGACTAAGCCTGTCTCTGAATTATGTCACATGACTCCAGGGATACACCTAGCTACGTGGCGTCTAATCCCTGACACATAATCCCCAAGGATTCCCTCTGCTGCGTATTTCCTGTCAGCCGCAATTGCACCTGAAGCAGAAGAGGCAGGAGACGGACACGGAGTGTGACAGGGACACGCGAAAACATGCAGCTCCACTTTCCTTCTCTGcagccagtcagtcagtcaaagTGTGCAATACTCTGTCTCCTGATCCGCTTGCTCTTACACTTTTTAACTGATGGCCCCTGCATGCACCCCAGTGGGTTTCTGCTGTTTAAAAAGCCCCAACAATCGTGATGCTAATTTATTCAGGGACCAGCTGCTGTGTCAAGATGATTCTGCAAAAGACATCCTTGAAAGTTTTAATGAGCTCAGCGACGCTGATGATGGAGGACGGTGAGGTCGCACGAGTTAATatgctgtgcgtgtgcgtgtcttttCATATCGTATGCGCATGCATTTACGTCTTGACATCCGGCATCAAACTTAAACTCGGCTGGAGGCTTCTGAGAAGATAACAAGTCATTATATCATCATGTAGAGCAGGACGACTACGCAGCATGAGCACACGCACATAATAACAcacgtatgcgtgtgtgtgttattccgGTCCGCAGTGTGTGACTGCAGATTGAACCTTGTTTGTTGCACAATATCACAAGTAGCAACTTAGTTCAACATGCAATCTTTTGATACTTTGTTAATATTCAAATGTTGATGAGAGCATTCTTTAAGCACAGAATCTGTAATAATTTGGCTCACTATTTGACTCAAATCAAAACCAGCAACTATCAAGTAAAGCAATGGATGTTCTGTGTGTAGATTTATTAAGTCTTTGTGttacaaaaatgtacaatttgtaTAAACATTGTTATTATAGAAACTGAAACTTAACCTCTGTGGCCACATAAGGAATGCACTTGGGATTACAGTTCCATGGcaaggacatttaaaatgtggTGGTGCTCCATCACCACCGAGCTCTCTTTCATTTAACATCATTTACAAAAGTCCCTCCGTCCAACACAAGCACAACAAATATTTCAGGGAAGCATCTGTGGAACGAAAACGGCAGTTCAGTGGGACAGAACCTGTGCAAGCTTGTGAAGGATTAAAAGGACGTTTTATATATTATAGGGACTGGAAACACAAACTCAATATTAGTCCTACTGATAACAGAAAAGCTTGCTATAATTCCCTAAAACAGGTGTAAAAAAGCACTTAGTGAAGACTAATTGCTCAAGATCCCTTTTAAATCATAAAATGTTGGGCAGCTGCAGGACGAAGAATATGCCAATAACTCTTAACTCTCAATTATTGTGAGCATATCCATTTCTCCTGAACACGCAGCCGCGTGTAATTGTTGTTGTGTCGGCACAAATCACTCTCCCGTTAAAACGAAGGGACCCATTAGGCTCCAAAGCGTCTCGGCCGCGGATCAAATCTTCACGGGCAGGAGCCAGGAGGAGTTCATCTCTTTCTGTTCTTGTTGTGCTTCACCATCTTCTTCCTCTTAAGTATCATCTCGTAGAGTTTCTCCAGGCCCGGCTGCAGCCCGCGGCCGTCCACGGCGCTGCAGCCCTGCACGTGGTGCAGCGTGTAGGTGCTCAGTTCGTGGACGGAGAGCAGCTTCTCCACCTCGCCCGCGGAGGAGGCTGAGTCCTGGTCCTGTTTGTTGGCCAGGACGAGCACCGGAACCCCCTGGTTCTCCGAGGTGCGCGTGATCTTGTGGAGCTCCACTTTGGCCTCCTCCATCCGCTCCAGCTCGGTGGAGTCCACCACGAACACCATCCCGTCCGTCCGCCGGGTGTAGGACTTCCACAGCGGGCGCAGCTTCTCCTGGCCGCCCACGTCCCACACCTGGAAGTTGATGGTTCTGGAGGCCCCGACGGCCACCTTGATCTTCTCCGTGTTGAAGCCCTTGGTGGGGATGGTCTTCACAAACTCCTTGAGCTTGAGCCGGTAGAGCAGGGAGGTTTTGCCGGCCGAGTCGAGCCCGATGACCACCACGTGCAGGGACTGGAAGTTTGGCAGAAAGGACGTGTTGGGAGCAATATCAGTCAGCTGGTTCCCCATGATGGCAGCCGGCAATTCACACCTACTTGGGGGAGGTGACGGATTCCTGctttaatcctcttttctttttttttttcagtcgaGTGGCATTTGGTCCTCGTTCTCAGAGGCCGAAGGGATCAGACGGTGCTGTAGATCAAAAGCAAACAGAGTTGATGCTTAACGAGAAGACAATGGGggctacatgtgtgtgtgtgtgtgtgtgtgtgtgtgtgtgtgtgtgtttgcaaagcCAGCTGCTAATTAACAATCTCaccttaagaatttaaattAATGATGATTATCAGTAGAGGCACATCTGACAAGTGTTTGATTTAATTTTCATCAACGGGGTGCATTAATCGCTTTAAGCCTATTTGTTGCGTACTCGGGGAACTTGTACACATCATGTGAAACGATAAATTCACATAACAGAGCCGAACCACTGCTGATGGGGTGACCGGGGTCAAGTCCTAAAAAGCCTTTTCCTCATGGAACGTACATGTAAAGGCGGTGGATGGATACTATCGTGTATCCATCTGGTGCAGCAGCACTAATCCGGTTGTTGTTGACATCCTCATACAGCTGCCTGTGGCCGGAATACCGGGAGATATCAGTTATTGGCTCTGCTGTAAGAGTATTCctcaaatattattattaatgcagACGCAATGTCGTGTGTTTGTTACTTGGTTGTTTATGAAAATGTTTCTATTGGGAATAAAGCCCCATTTTTAGTTGTTCTTCCCCTCTTGCACGGAACAATCCGGTTTGTGTCGTATGTTATTAGCGAGACGTTTTAACACGGATAAATATAACTTCAAGATATCGCGCGTGATCCTGAAGTTAACTTTAAGGGATAACCGGTCACCATTAAAACAACTAATTGAAAACAGCAGGTCACAcgtatgaaataataaaatcaccGAGACGTTAAACATGTCCTCTTGCGTGCAtctctataaaaataaaatatatatacatatacatacatacgttgTTTTTCAAATGCGCAGCGGAAACATTATCCACAGGCAATAAACGCGTCCATGGTCCACAGATTATGTTCGTCCCGCCGGTCACATCCGCTCCTCTTCTCATGCAGCAGCACTGAGCAGCTCCGGAGAGGCGCGAGCTCACAGCGGCACCCACAGCCCTGGTGACGTCACGGTCACCTGGACGGCGTCTGCGCGCCCCCTTCCGGCGCTGCGGGGAAGTGCAACTGCAGTTTGTCGAAAGTCCCTCAATTGAAATTATTAACATCAAATATGAACTCAAATGATGGCCTATTACACTATGTGTATATATTACTACTGAACTATATTTGTCGATGAATTAATGTGTACGTCATGTTGAGGGGGATGTTATCAAATGACAATAATCACACATCATAATTACGTTTCCTACCAACTAAGTATCAGAAAGTACAGCAAGTACAGTCTTTGTTCCAttactatatattatattatatagtatattatatatattgtaatgttacgtatatatatatatatatatatataaatacgtaTATCTAACTAATACTTAtcacaaatgtaaaataactcTAAATGCCCTTTTTTATTAGAAAGCTGTCTCAGTAAAATTCAAGTTTCAAGACATTTATTGTCATATGTATAGTTTAAACGGTTACTCTGTacaaggacatttttattttgctatGCCCTCCTTCCACAAAACTACAGATGTCAAAAATagagtatatatataatacatgtatacattttttttctttttacacagTTGCCTCTGAAGCTGGTAAAATTAGTCTATAGATATATTTCTTTTTGGATGTATATTTTTTCTGCATGTAATTATTGCTCTTCTATGATTCTTTAAGATAGAAATGCATTAGTGTTTCCTGCTAGGTTGACAATCCTGTAATTTGCCCCATTTAATACCAGTGTTTAGTTGAGCTGAGTACACCGTAGTCTGTCTACATTGTCAGTCTGGgaaagcagcagctccaccctgTGTTCACTCTCATGAGGTGGAGCCAAACAAGGCTTCTTCTGGGCTGTTTTCTATGCTCAGTGTTTTACTGGAAAAGCACTTTGTGATCTGTGCCGACGTGCCACTAAAAATGGACTATCGTGAGATGATCCCGTGTGATGTGGGAGGTGTGTTGAGTGAGCGCACACTGTTGGGACTTTCCCCACACGGTAGCAAAAGGGCTGGAGACGCGCATCCCCCTCAGCGGCGAGTGACTCAGTACCACTCACTGCACAACGAGGATCGATTTAGTCCACAGTGTAGAGCACTGAGTGTGCGGCATGAGACATGAGAGGCATACCAGCGAACCGACGCagcacatttcacacacacacataagctcAAGTGCCAGTTTAATCAAGTAATACGGATTTACAGGCAGATCTCAAGAAAATAACAGCAACATCATTCATTTTGAACCTACAAGTGGATTTGAAACAtcaatatattttaatcataGCATTGTGATGGTTTTAAGGTATGCTAAAACAACATACATAAGAGCATTTTCTAATTGGTATCTTTAGTACATTTAGCACATTTGGCTGCTAGTAAGTGTTCTTCCACTCAAATTAAATGAAAGCCTTTTTCAATGTTTCTGTAggttttttgtctcttttaaaGCTGCTCAATGTAGAATTCAGAGTACATCCATATCCACACGGCTCAGCTAGCAGCTAACGGGGATAACAGTGCTAACTTTATGTCTGCTATCTCATGCAGTAATTCTAGTGATGCACGTGGATGTGAAATGCAAACACAGACGGAAATTGAAACAAAACTCAGAAGATCGGCAGCAGTGTGACGCCATAATCATTTTCTGGCTCCTGTATATAGAACTTTCAATTAAATGCACGAATCACTGGATTAGATGCATTTTCAAGGTGGTTATCATTCACAAAGTCACACACAGACGATTAAATATATTCAGGGAATGTTCGGGCCGAATATTCATTAATTCACACTCCGACTTCAGTGTGTTTCGTCTGGATTTCATCATCTCACAGGATGAGGGATCGTTGAATTGGTGCCACAGTCAATGTACTCAAAGGTGTCCAGAGACAGCTGCTCGGTGTGAGAGAGATAGGAAATGTTCATCGTCATTCTGGGGAGGACAAAGACGACAAGACATTTATTAGGGACTGCGTGTCTTCATAATGTTTTAAAGCAGCACTCATCAATAGAAACAATGACTTAAGTAATGTGGCTCTGCAGAgtgctttattttaaaagctATACAAGATGGAAGCAGAAATACCTCCTCTCTCAAAACAGAAGTAATAACTAGAAAGCCAAATTTATTTTGTGGTTAAAAGCCACTTATTCTGGAGTGAAGTCTAAACATAGAAACAGACCTCTTGCGTGCCTGTTGCTTCACCTCAAAGAAACATTTCACAT
It contains:
- the arl4d gene encoding ADP-ribosylation factor-like protein 4D, with the translated sequence MGNQLTDIAPNTSFLPNFQSLHVVVIGLDSAGKTSLLYRLKLKEFVKTIPTKGFNTEKIKVAVGASRTINFQVWDVGGQEKLRPLWKSYTRRTDGMVFVVDSTELERMEEAKVELHKITRTSENQGVPVLVLANKQDQDSASSAGEVEKLLSVHELSTYTLHHVQGCSAVDGRGLQPGLEKLYEMILKRKKMVKHNKNRKR